From Chryseobacterium joostei, the proteins below share one genomic window:
- a CDS encoding T9SS type A sorting domain-containing protein — MKKIYLGAFTLCTVLGASAQEVIWQKDIQSSTQDFLSQVTTTIDQQYLITGSSIQSDKLQQNNRQNNGYDFHLVKLNQQGEQAFEKYFSGNNHDYLSATVTTQDGGFLLAGTSYSGKGLDKKDDSKGGSDVWLIRINEFGDELWQKTLGSSSDEEARAVIQTTDQGFIMAGNIQNSPKGHGSKDVWVVKLDKNGKEISQLILGGRGLDEVEKMISTRDGGALLGVYSRSGIVNNGGNASNEKSANSNQLSTTSKQSENFGEGDYWIIKLDKNGKVEWEKNLGGKGDDHIRTLALASNGYIIGGESRSERSGNKTVGVEEGTDLWLVSLNERGDEQWQKSYTFGNRDILMGMNVIHSADSKSSKGILLGGYTQAEGRVEKDDETFWMLYLDGNGNEQWRKHIKGESRKREERLSDLRLNKDGSIILAGTSAEELGKENWKIVKLGDRQVNDLIEKYDIKIYPNPVSDYAYVEIGYDFKEADILVYDMSGRQLQNLKTKNRVTKINTQALVQGAYLVTIKTDNNKTANAKLIKK, encoded by the coding sequence ATGAAAAAGATTTATCTCGGTGCATTTACCTTGTGCACTGTGTTAGGTGCGTCTGCCCAGGAAGTGATCTGGCAAAAGGATATTCAATCCTCCACACAGGACTTTCTAAGTCAGGTGACCACTACCATCGATCAGCAGTATCTAATCACGGGAAGCTCCATTCAGAGCGATAAACTCCAACAAAATAACAGACAAAACAACGGCTACGACTTCCATCTGGTAAAACTGAACCAGCAGGGAGAACAGGCTTTTGAAAAATATTTTTCAGGAAACAACCACGATTACCTTTCAGCGACGGTAACCACTCAGGATGGAGGATTTCTTTTGGCAGGAACCTCGTATTCAGGGAAAGGATTGGATAAAAAGGACGACTCCAAGGGAGGTTCAGATGTCTGGTTGATCCGCATCAATGAATTTGGGGATGAGCTGTGGCAGAAAACCCTGGGAAGCTCCTCGGATGAGGAAGCCAGGGCAGTGATCCAAACCACGGACCAGGGATTCATTATGGCAGGAAACATCCAGAACTCACCCAAGGGACATGGCTCCAAGGATGTATGGGTGGTCAAACTCGACAAAAATGGCAAGGAAATCTCCCAACTCATTTTAGGTGGAAGAGGTCTTGACGAGGTTGAAAAAATGATTTCCACAAGGGATGGAGGCGCACTACTGGGCGTCTATTCCCGAAGCGGGATTGTCAATAACGGTGGCAATGCCTCAAATGAAAAATCGGCTAACAGCAATCAACTCTCCACAACCTCCAAGCAAAGCGAAAACTTTGGAGAGGGTGACTACTGGATCATCAAACTCGATAAGAACGGCAAGGTTGAATGGGAAAAGAACCTTGGCGGAAAGGGAGATGACCATATCAGAACCCTTGCATTGGCTTCCAATGGCTACATTATTGGCGGGGAATCCAGATCGGAAAGGTCAGGAAACAAGACGGTGGGAGTTGAAGAAGGAACAGACCTTTGGCTGGTATCCTTGAATGAGCGTGGCGATGAGCAGTGGCAGAAGTCCTACACCTTTGGAAACCGTGATATTCTGATGGGTATGAACGTGATTCATTCAGCAGATTCTAAATCCTCCAAAGGCATTCTGTTAGGAGGCTACACTCAGGCTGAGGGAAGAGTGGAAAAGGATGATGAGACTTTCTGGATGTTGTATCTGGATGGGAATGGCAACGAGCAGTGGAGAAAGCACATCAAGGGAGAATCCAGGAAAAGGGAGGAAAGACTTTCGGATTTAAGATTAAACAAAGATGGCTCTATCATTCTGGCAGGAACAAGTGCCGAGGAACTGGGCAAGGAAAACTGGAAGATTGTAAAGCTGGGTGACAGGCAGGTGAATGACTTGATTGAAAAATATGACATCAAGATCTATCCCAACCCAGTGTCGGACTATGCCTATGTTGAAATAGGCTATGATTTCAAAGAAGCTGATATTCTGGTGTATGACATGAGCGGAAGACAACTGCAAAACCTGAAAACAAAAAACAGAGTAACGAAAATTAATACACAGGCTCTGGTTCAGGGGGCTTATCTGGTGACGATAAAGACTGATAATAACAAGACAGCAAACGCTAAACTGATTAAGAAATAA